In Acidobacteriota bacterium, a single window of DNA contains:
- a CDS encoding ImmA/IrrE family metallo-endopeptidase — MFGQRLRLARKKAGFSMRRLAERLSPPITAQAISKYEAGRMMPSSAVLIGLGRTLDVSLDFLTGSQVEALTGIEFRKHSGTSAKDRARAEAIVTEQLEDYLTIEDILEIPPPADPFGDLRCDLVGSFDEVEDKAGALRRRWDLGLDPVPSVTALLEDRGIRVVAADLPARYDGLACGVARGGGRPSTEAVVISVRTNVERRRLTLAHELAHRVIRDAGRSDIRIEKAMHRFAAAFLAPAEHLRAQVGPHRRRLPYRELMRLKHFYGMSAAAILIRLRDVRILPPASVEYAFRTYARSWRKREPEPMVDNEGLATFERPRRFERLVWRALGEELISPVRAAELLKCSLQDVEWEIRGPLDR; from the coding sequence ATGTTCGGACAGCGGCTCAGGCTGGCCCGGAAAAAGGCGGGTTTCTCGATGCGCAGACTGGCGGAGCGGCTGTCCCCGCCGATCACTGCGCAGGCGATCAGCAAGTACGAGGCCGGCAGGATGATGCCGAGCTCGGCGGTGTTGATCGGACTCGGCCGGACGCTCGACGTGTCGCTCGATTTCCTGACCGGCAGTCAGGTCGAGGCACTGACCGGCATCGAGTTTCGCAAGCATAGCGGCACGTCGGCGAAGGATCGGGCGCGCGCGGAAGCGATCGTCACCGAGCAGCTCGAGGACTACCTCACCATAGAGGACATCCTGGAGATCCCGCCTCCTGCGGATCCGTTCGGCGACCTGCGTTGTGATCTTGTCGGGAGCTTCGACGAGGTCGAGGACAAGGCCGGTGCGTTACGAAGGCGTTGGGATCTCGGACTCGATCCAGTGCCGAGCGTGACCGCCCTGCTTGAGGATCGCGGAATCCGGGTCGTGGCGGCCGATCTGCCGGCACGCTACGACGGCCTCGCCTGCGGTGTCGCCCGCGGTGGGGGCCGCCCGAGCACCGAAGCCGTTGTCATCTCGGTCCGAACCAACGTCGAGCGTCGGCGGCTTACGCTGGCGCACGAGCTGGCGCACCGAGTAATCCGTGACGCGGGCCGTTCGGACATCCGGATAGAGAAAGCGATGCACCGGTTCGCCGCGGCGTTCCTGGCGCCCGCCGAGCATCTGCGCGCCCAGGTGGGCCCGCACCGCCGGCGCCTCCCCTACCGGGAGCTGATGCGGCTGAAGCACTTCTACGGAATGTCGGCTGCGGCCATTCTGATCCGTCTTCGCGACGTCCGTATTCTGCCGCCTGCCTCCGTCGAGTACGCCTTCCGGACGTACGCCCGTTCGTGGCGGAAGCGCGAACCGGAACCGATGGTGGACAACGAGGGACTGGCGACCTTCGAACGACCCCGGCGCTTTGAGCGTCTGGTCTGGCGCGCGCTGGGAGAGGAACTGATCTCTCCGGTTCGGGCGGCGGAGCTGCTGAAGTGCTCGCTTCAAGACGTCGAATGGGAAATCCGAGGGCCGCTTGACCGGTGA
- a CDS encoding ATP-binding protein, producing the protein MVGRKYWLDRIARAWSHRTIVWLSGVRRVGKTTLARMLPDAVYLNCDLPSVGRMLADPELYFDGQPPGAVLVLDEVHRLDDPSRLLKIAADAYPGLRVLATGSSTLAATRKFRDALTGRKEAVHLCPVPWDECADWLGAPDLDRRLLHGGLPEPLLAARKEPAFFSEWMDSFYARDVLELFGVRNRRGFLALFRVLLRQSGGQLDYGRLATLSEMSRPTVMSHVQALATAHAVHLLRPFHGGGAGEIVRRPKCYAFDTGFVTFEKGWERIRDDDRGLLWEHLVLDALRIRFGDERVFYWRDKLHREVDFVIRRARNRVDLVECKINPDQVEAKAIDAFRARYPEGNDYVVSPGVKQPYRIRRGGRVLTVCATVDL; encoded by the coding sequence ATGGTGGGCCGGAAATACTGGCTGGACCGCATCGCGCGCGCCTGGTCCCACCGAACCATAGTCTGGCTCTCCGGCGTCCGCCGCGTCGGCAAGACCACGCTCGCCCGCATGCTGCCGGATGCGGTGTATCTGAACTGCGATCTGCCCTCCGTCGGACGGATGCTCGCCGACCCGGAACTGTACTTCGACGGCCAGCCGCCCGGCGCGGTGCTGGTTCTCGACGAGGTGCACCGCCTGGACGATCCCAGCCGCCTGCTGAAGATAGCGGCCGACGCCTATCCGGGGCTGCGTGTGCTGGCGACCGGATCTTCCACGCTGGCCGCGACGCGCAAGTTCCGCGACGCGCTCACGGGGCGGAAGGAGGCCGTGCACCTGTGTCCGGTGCCGTGGGACGAATGCGCCGACTGGCTCGGGGCGCCGGACCTCGACCGCCGCCTGCTGCACGGCGGCCTGCCCGAGCCGCTGCTCGCCGCGCGCAAGGAACCTGCGTTCTTCAGCGAATGGATGGACAGTTTCTACGCGCGCGACGTCCTGGAGCTGTTCGGTGTCCGCAACCGCCGCGGGTTCCTGGCGCTGTTCCGCGTGCTGCTGCGCCAGAGCGGCGGCCAGCTCGACTACGGCCGCCTGGCGACGCTGAGCGAGATGAGCCGCCCGACCGTCATGTCGCACGTGCAGGCGCTGGCGACCGCCCATGCCGTGCATCTGCTGCGTCCCTTCCACGGCGGCGGCGCGGGCGAGATCGTCAGGCGTCCGAAGTGCTACGCCTTCGACACCGGCTTCGTCACCTTCGAGAAGGGTTGGGAGCGTATCCGCGACGACGACCGCGGGCTGCTGTGGGAGCACCTCGTTCTGGACGCCCTGCGCATCCGGTTCGGGGACGAGCGGGTCTTCTACTGGCGCGACAAGCTGCACCGCGAGGTCGACTTCGTGATCCGCCGCGCCCGGAATCGGGTGGATCTGGTGGAGTGCAAGATCAATCCGGACCAGGTGGAAGCGAAAGCCATCGATGCCTTTCGTGCCCGTTATCCGGAGGGGAACGACTACGTGGTCAGTCCCGGGGTGAAGCAGCCCTACCGTATCCGGCGGGGCGGCCGCGTGCTGACGGTGTGCGCGACGGTAGACCTGTGA
- a CDS encoding amidohydrolase family protein, whose protein sequence is MEPVASAREAHDLVIAGGRVIDPESGLDAVRHVGIQDGAVVAISEDPLEGSATVDAAGLVVAPGFVDLHAHGQDPASNRYQAMDGVTTALELEIGAFPVERWYARRGGASLINYGVSVSHQAARIRALGSAFARGNANGTFSLGESADDTLYRAASDEEIARLRQLMVRGLREGGIGLGFGVSYTPGATHRELLQMFQVAAEYEAPAFIHLRSAAAFRRGGALAPFQEVIANAAVTGAPLHIVHMNSTAGARAEEALAMIRGARERGIDVTTEAYPYTASASLIQSPLFDGWDGRPREAYRALQWVDTGERLTPETFALYRRQGGWVIMHGRSEEINEWIVGQPDVIAASDGIPFSQGRAHPRGAGTFARILGHYTRDRGVLSLMDALNKMTLLPARRIESIVPEMTRKGRVQVGSDADLTIFDPQRIIDRATYDAPDQYSAGIEHVLVGGTFVVRDGALVEGVQPGRPLRGRYLEQE, encoded by the coding sequence ATGGAGCCGGTCGCGTCCGCACGCGAGGCGCACGATCTGGTGATTGCCGGCGGACGGGTCATCGATCCCGAGAGCGGGCTCGACGCGGTGCGCCACGTCGGAATCCAGGACGGCGCGGTCGTGGCGATCTCCGAAGACCCGCTGGAGGGGAGCGCCACCGTGGACGCCGCAGGCCTCGTGGTGGCCCCCGGCTTCGTCGATCTCCACGCGCACGGCCAGGACCCGGCCAGCAATCGCTACCAGGCGATGGACGGGGTGACCACCGCGCTGGAGCTCGAGATCGGGGCGTTTCCCGTCGAGCGCTGGTATGCGCGCCGCGGCGGCGCGTCGCTCATCAACTACGGCGTGTCGGTGAGCCACCAGGCGGCGCGCATCCGCGCCCTCGGGAGCGCCTTCGCCCGCGGCAACGCGAACGGGACGTTCTCGCTCGGCGAGAGCGCCGACGACACCCTCTATCGCGCCGCGAGCGACGAGGAGATCGCGCGGCTGCGGCAGCTCATGGTGCGCGGCCTGCGCGAGGGGGGAATCGGGCTCGGCTTCGGAGTGAGCTATACGCCGGGGGCGACTCACCGCGAGCTGCTGCAGATGTTCCAGGTGGCGGCGGAGTACGAGGCGCCGGCGTTCATCCACCTGCGATCCGCGGCGGCGTTCCGGCGCGGCGGCGCGCTGGCCCCGTTCCAGGAAGTCATCGCCAACGCCGCGGTCACCGGCGCGCCGCTCCACATCGTCCACATGAACAGCACCGCCGGCGCGCGCGCGGAGGAGGCGCTGGCCATGATCCGCGGGGCGCGGGAGCGGGGCATCGACGTTACCACCGAGGCGTATCCCTACACCGCGAGCGCGTCGCTCATCCAGTCGCCCCTGTTCGACGGCTGGGACGGCCGCCCGCGCGAGGCCTACCGGGCGCTGCAGTGGGTCGACACCGGCGAGCGGCTGACGCCGGAGACCTTCGCGCTCTACCGGCGCCAGGGCGGGTGGGTGATCATGCACGGTCGGTCGGAGGAGATCAACGAGTGGATCGTCGGCCAGCCCGACGTCATCGCGGCCAGCGACGGCATTCCGTTCAGCCAGGGCCGCGCCCACCCGCGCGGGGCCGGCACCTTCGCCCGCATTCTCGGCCACTACACCCGCGACCGCGGCGTTCTGTCGCTGATGGACGCCCTCAACAAGATGACCCTGCTGCCGGCCCGCCGGATCGAGTCCATCGTGCCCGAGATGACCCGCAAGGGACGCGTGCAGGTCGGAAGCGACGCGGACCTGACGATCTTCGATCCGCAGCGGATCATCGACCGCGCGACCTACGACGCGCCGGACCAGTACTCCGCTGGCATCGAGCACGTGCTCGTCGGCGGCACGTTCGTCGTCCGCGACGGCGCGCTGGTCGAGGGCGTGCAGCCCGGCCGCCCGCTCCGGGGCCGGTACCTGGAGCAGGAGTAG
- a CDS encoding DASS family sodium-coupled anion symporter: protein MAGKPVRLLALLGIYVLVAHVLPVPDGVDPQGWRITGIFFATIAGLMLQPLPGSQVVLLGITMVILVGRVPMARALEGYSAASVWMVLAAMLMSRALRECGLARRIALWFVRAIGRTSLGLGYALHLTDLTLATGVPSITARSASIVFPIARSISTLYESEPGETSRRLGTFLMTCMYQTSTIASAMFFYSSAANLLLGDLAREFAGIEVTWTSWFVAALAPGIVSSVAVPLLMLRVVPPDIRHTPAARDFAQRELDGLGPIRGAEAVVLSVFVFLIGFWVLSSYVDWLSPGLVAFIGLGVLFVTGTLTWDAALGERSAWDVFVWYGGLLTMGGLLNETGVTVAFSGWVGAWFTGVPWIAVLIVTLVIYFYTHYFFASTTVHALALYGPFVTLLVGVGAPAGIVVYSLLFLNNLQACLTHYGTTTSPVIFIEGYVSLRDWWRAGFYSSVVNLVIWLAVGIAWWKVLGLW from the coding sequence ATGGCTGGCAAGCCGGTCCGGCTGCTCGCCCTGCTCGGCATCTATGTGCTCGTGGCGCACGTGCTGCCGGTTCCGGACGGTGTGGACCCGCAGGGGTGGCGCATCACCGGCATCTTCTTCGCCACCATCGCCGGGCTGATGCTGCAGCCGCTGCCCGGCTCGCAAGTGGTCCTGCTCGGAATCACGATGGTGATCCTGGTAGGGCGCGTGCCGATGGCGCGGGCGTTGGAGGGCTACTCGGCCGCGTCCGTCTGGATGGTGCTGGCCGCGATGCTGATGTCGCGCGCGCTGCGCGAGTGCGGCCTCGCACGGCGCATCGCCCTCTGGTTCGTGCGCGCCATCGGCCGGACGTCGCTCGGCCTGGGCTACGCGCTGCACCTGACGGACCTGACGCTGGCCACCGGCGTGCCGTCGATCACCGCCCGGTCGGCCAGCATCGTCTTTCCCATCGCGCGCAGCATCAGCACCCTCTACGAGTCGGAGCCGGGGGAGACCTCGCGGCGGCTCGGCACGTTCCTGATGACGTGCATGTACCAGACGAGCACCATCGCCTCGGCGATGTTCTTCTACAGCAGCGCCGCCAACCTGCTGCTCGGCGACCTGGCGCGCGAGTTCGCCGGGATCGAGGTCACCTGGACGAGCTGGTTCGTCGCCGCGCTGGCGCCGGGCATCGTGTCGAGCGTGGCCGTGCCGCTGCTGATGCTGCGGGTCGTGCCGCCCGACATCCGGCACACGCCGGCCGCACGCGATTTCGCCCAGCGCGAGCTCGACGGGCTCGGTCCCATTCGGGGCGCCGAGGCGGTCGTGCTGAGCGTGTTCGTGTTTCTCATCGGATTCTGGGTGCTCTCGTCGTACGTCGACTGGCTGTCGCCCGGGCTGGTCGCCTTCATCGGTCTCGGCGTGCTCTTCGTAACCGGGACGCTGACCTGGGATGCGGCCCTGGGCGAGCGGTCGGCGTGGGACGTCTTCGTCTGGTACGGCGGGCTGCTCACCATGGGCGGCCTGCTGAACGAGACCGGCGTGACCGTGGCCTTCTCCGGGTGGGTCGGCGCCTGGTTCACCGGCGTCCCGTGGATCGCGGTGCTGATCGTCACCCTGGTCATCTACTTCTACACGCACTACTTCTTCGCCAGCACGACGGTGCACGCGCTGGCGCTCTACGGTCCGTTCGTCACGCTGCTCGTCGGGGTCGGCGCGCCGGCCGGGATCGTGGTCTACAGCCTGCTCTTCCTCAACAACCTGCAGGCCTGCCTGACCCACTACGGCACGACGACGTCGCCCGTCATCTTCATCGAGGGCTACGTCAGCCTGCGCGACTGGTGGCGCGCCGGGTTCTACTCGTCGGTGGTCAACCTGGTCATCTGGCTGGCGGTGGGGATCGCGTGGTGGAAGGTACTGGGGTTGTGGTGA
- a CDS encoding 3-oxoadipyl-CoA thiolase, which yields MIDAFIYDGLRTPFGRHAGALAPVRADDLLGDLVGALVQRGPFAADRFEDVIAGCTNQAGEDCRNVARRAGLLGGLPVEVAGMTVNRLCASGLAAVVDASRAVACGQGDLFVAGGVESMSRAPFVMAKAERAYGRQLTTFDTTLGSRFPNRRATAAFGDHAMFQTAEEVAKDLGIGRGESDRFAAGSQARYARAKSECFYSGEIHPVVVPGPKRGQTTEVAGDEHPRPGTSPEKLATLRPLAEGGVVTPGNASGINDGAAALIVGSRAAGEEVGAAPLARVVSAAAAGVEPRVMGLGPVPASKKALARAGLTLAEMDVIEINEAFATQVLGCLKLLGIDQDDSRVNPNGGAIAIGHPLGASGARLTLTAVRQLQRVEGRYALVTLCIGVGQGLAAVLERVD from the coding sequence ATGATCGACGCCTTCATCTACGACGGCCTCCGGACGCCGTTCGGCCGCCACGCGGGTGCGCTCGCGCCGGTCCGCGCCGACGACCTGCTCGGCGACCTCGTCGGCGCACTGGTGCAGCGCGGCCCGTTCGCCGCGGACCGGTTCGAGGACGTGATCGCCGGCTGCACGAATCAGGCGGGCGAGGACTGCCGCAACGTGGCGCGGCGCGCGGGACTGCTGGGCGGCCTGCCGGTCGAGGTGGCAGGCATGACCGTGAACCGGCTCTGCGCGAGCGGGCTGGCCGCGGTGGTCGACGCCTCGCGGGCCGTGGCGTGCGGGCAGGGCGACCTGTTCGTGGCCGGCGGCGTGGAGAGCATGAGCCGGGCGCCGTTCGTGATGGCGAAGGCGGAACGTGCCTACGGCCGGCAGCTCACGACGTTCGACACCACGCTCGGGTCGCGCTTCCCGAACCGGCGGGCCACCGCTGCGTTCGGCGATCATGCGATGTTCCAGACGGCCGAGGAAGTCGCGAAGGACCTCGGCATCGGGCGCGGCGAAAGCGATCGCTTCGCCGCCGGGTCCCAGGCGCGTTACGCACGGGCGAAGTCCGAGTGCTTCTACTCCGGCGAGATCCACCCGGTCGTCGTGCCGGGGCCGAAGCGCGGGCAGACCACCGAGGTGGCCGGCGACGAGCACCCGCGGCCCGGAACCAGTCCGGAGAAGCTCGCGACGCTGCGGCCTCTGGCGGAGGGCGGCGTGGTCACGCCCGGCAACGCCTCCGGCATCAACGACGGCGCGGCGGCGCTCATCGTCGGGTCGCGCGCGGCGGGCGAGGAGGTGGGCGCCGCGCCGCTGGCGCGCGTCGTCTCGGCGGCGGCCGCCGGGGTCGAGCCGCGGGTCATGGGGCTGGGACCGGTGCCTGCCTCGAAGAAGGCGCTGGCCCGCGCCGGGCTGACGCTGGCCGAGATGGACGTCATCGAGATCAACGAGGCGTTCGCCACGCAGGTGCTCGGTTGCCTGAAGCTGCTGGGGATCGATCAGGACGACAGCCGGGTGAACCCGAACGGGGGAGCCATCGCCATCGGCCACCCCCTGGGCGCGTCGGGCGCCCGCCTGACGCTGACCGCCGTCCGCCAGTTGCAGCGGGTCGAGGGCCGCTACGCCCTGGTGACGCTCTGCATCGGCGTCGGTCAGGGGCTGGCCGCGGTTCTCGAGCGGGTCGACTAG